A part of Phoenix dactylifera cultivar Barhee BC4 chromosome 2, palm_55x_up_171113_PBpolish2nd_filt_p, whole genome shotgun sequence genomic DNA contains:
- the LOC103715438 gene encoding beta-glucosidase 18-like — protein MEKKKSSGLAFALFLQLLCSVAGLDRSQFPSSFLFGTSTSSYQIEGAYLEGNKSLSNWDVFTHVPGHIEDSSDGDIADDHYHLYMEDIELMHHLGVNSYRFSISWSRILPRGRFGKVNSAGIAFYNRLIDALLLKGMQPFVTLNHYDIPQELEDRYGAWLNPQIQKDFGHYADVCFRAFGKKVKYWSTFNEPNVVATKGFMTGEYPPQHCSKPFGDCLSGDSNIEPYIAAHNIILAHATAVEIYKKKYQAKQGGSIGIVISSSWFEPLRDIPADRLAVQRALAFETAWFLDPIVFGEYPPEMRQILGLRLPTFSSEDRRKLQYKLDFIGINHYTSHYAKDCMFSPCEEGSTGSTAFVISTSERNGIPIGTPTSMPSNYVVPEGMEKIVMYTMQRYNNITMVVTENGCAQGSTRNDPTTNMLNDKDRVEFLHSYLTALTRAMRQGADVRGYFIWSLLDNFEWLYGYTQRFGLYHVNFETQERTPKLSAKWFKEFLEGPEVIERMNIDLESL, from the exons atggagaagaagaaaagctcGGGGTTGGCATTTGCTCTGTTTCTTCAGCTGCTCTGCTCGGTTGCCGGGCTGGACCGGAGCCAGTTCCCTTCATCATTTCTCTTTGGAACTTCGACTTCTTCTTACCAG ATTGAAGGTGCATACCTAGAAGGTAACAAAAGCTTAAGCAATTGGGATGTATTCACTCATGTACCAG GTCATATCGAGGACAGCAGTGATGGAGACATTGCTGATGATCATTACCATCTCTACATG GAGGATATCGAACTGATGCACCATCTTGGTGTCAACTCTTACAGATTCTCTATATCTTGGTCAAGGATTTTACCGC GAGGTAGGTTTGGGAAGGTTAATTCAGCAGGCATCGCATTTTACAACAGACTTATTGATGCTCTGCTACTTAAAG GGATGCAGCCATTTGTTACATTAAATCACTATGATATTCCTCAAGAACTTGAAGATCGATATGGTGCATGGCTGAATCCCCAAATACA GAAAGACTTCGGACATTATGCAGATGTTTGTTTCAGAGCATTTGGGAAGAAAGTTAAATATTGGAGTACATTCAATGAGCCAAACGTTGTTGCGACAAAAGGTTTTATGACTGGAGAATATCCTCCTCAACATTGCTCGAAGCCGTTTGGTGATTGCCTCTCTGGTGACTCAAATATAGAACCATATATTGCTGCACATAACATCATACTAGCCCATGCAACTGCAGTCGAAATATACAAAAAGAAATATCAG GCAAAGCAAGGAGGTTCTATTGGCATTGTAATATCCTCAAGTTGGTTTGAACCACTTAGGGATATTCCAGCAGATCGTTTGGCAGTTCAACGGGCTTTAGCATTTGAGACTGCATG gttcctcGATCCTATCGTATTTGGTGAATATCCTCCTGAAATGCGCCAGATCCTAGGTTTAAGATTACCAACATTTTCATCTGAGGATAGAAGAAAATTGCAATATAAATTGGATTTCATTGGTATCAATCATTACACAAGTCACTATGCAAAAGACTGCATGTTTTCTCCATGTGAGGAAGGCAGCACAGGGTCAACTGCATTTGTGATCAGCACTTCAGAAAGAAATGGCATTCCAATTGGAACTCCG ACTTCAATGCCATCTAATTATGTGGTTCCAGAGGGTATGGAGAAGATAGTCATGTACACTATGCAAAGATACAATAACATCACCATGGTCGTTACTGAAAATG GTTGCGCACAAGGGAGTACTCGTAATGATCCAacaacaaatatgctgaatGACAAGGACAGAGTGGAATTTTTGCATAGCTACCTTACTGCTTTGACTAGAGCCATGAG GCAAGGAGCTGATGTAAGGGGCTACTTCATATGGTCTCTCCTCGACAATTTTGAGTGGCTCTATGGCTATACTCAAAGGTTTGGGCTCTATCATGTGAATTTCGAGACACAAGAAAGGACTCCAAAACTATCTGCAAAATGGTTCAAAGAATTCCTAGAAGGTCCAGAAGTAATTGAAAGGATGAACATAGATCTGGAATCTCTATGA
- the LOC120104883 gene encoding MDIS1-interacting receptor like kinase 2-like, with the protein MDLSPREILLPLNHLSISLLLLSFFLLPYSSATAVAATAASSIVESQARVLLHWKSTLQNSHAQQLGSWSLSNNACMWHGITCMENEGRAVITAISLPHAGLVGKLKGLNFSALPSLTRLYLRRNYLFGTIPPSIRTLPALTSLDLSLNRLSGNLPLALASLSNLTEIDLSSNKFTGEIPPCFFANWTELTSLKFQQNLLGGTLPPEIGQLKSLRLLNLYENNLGGPIPSTLGNLTNLRFLKVYRNQFSGNIPHELGNLVNLLDLEISYNYLTGSIPSSLGNLIKLKNLFLGSNNILGTIPHELGNLVNLRDLEIWETQLSGSIPSTLGNLTMLDTLFLDTNNFSGTIPHELGKLVNLHSLTIYENQLSGSIPSTLGNLTMLDALYLYINKLSGTIPRELGKLVNLHFLDINKNQLSGSIPSTLGNLTMLDTLHLYTNNLSGTIPRELGNLVNLRDLKISKNKLSGSIPSTLGNLTMLDTLDLFTNNLSGTIPHELGNLVNLHSLVIYENQLSGSIPSTLANLTMLDTLYLYTNHLSGSLPQELGNHTNLIYLELFDNNFSGYLPSEICKGGALQYLTVQNNYFEGPIPRSLKNCSSLLRVRLEGNKLKGNISEDFGTYTNLDYIDMSYNQLYGQISPSWAHCQNLKSFRISGNLLTGNVPPEFGKLLQLGLLDLSSNQLAGEIPRELDTMSLLFNLNLSNNKISGIIPSEFGKLSNLEILDLSNNDINSPIPPQLKGCIKLRILNLSKNKFDGIIPSQLGELKGLQDLLDLSHNLFGGEIPSQLASLTNLISLNLSHNNLSGAIPSSFGSMLSLSSIDVSYNNLEGPVPRSKLFQNAPALWLIHNKGLCGEVPSLPSCGSTTVSTHHSTKNHIILFIITPILGSLALLGLSTIIIAALRRRGNTTEKKDIDVVIGDLFSILNFDGRVAYDYIINASENFDEKYCIGSGTYGKVYKVELPMEQVVAVKKLHPLEEGVFDEKSFQNEIQALTRIRHRNIVKLHGFCSSSGCKFLIYEYIEKGSLASILRNQETAQELNWERRAHIIKDITHALSYIHHDCNPSIVHRDISSNNILLDSDFKAYLSDFGTARILKSDLSNWSTVAGTFGYTAPELSYMTRANEKCDVYSFGIVILEVIMGRHPGDLVSSLSSSDVQQMLFSDVLDQRISPPAAYMVKEVLLLAIIAFSCIRILPQARPTMQRISHLFISGNIPTIHEPFNSIKLCQLVEFLT; encoded by the exons ATGGATCTTAGTCCTAGAGAAATCCTTCTTCCTCTGAATCATCTGTCAATCAGCCTTCTCCTACtatccttcttccttcttccctacTCATCAGCAACGGCAGTTGCTGCAACTGCTGCTTCTTCAATCGTTGAATCCCAAGCGAGAGTTCTGCTCCATTGGAAATCCACCCTACAAAATTCACACGCCCAGCAACTCGGTTCTTGGTCTCTCTCCAACAACGCGTGCATGTGGCATGGCATCACCTGCATGGAGAATGAAGGCCGAGCTGTGATCACGGCTATCAGCCTACCTCATGCGGGCTTGGTAGGTAAGCTCAAGGGCCTCAACTTCTCCGCCCTCCCATCTCTCACTCGCCTCTACCTCCGACGCAACTACTTATTTGGAACAATCCCGCCTAGCATACGTACGCTTCCCGCTCTCACCTCCCTCGATCTCTCGCTAAATCGTCTTTCCGGCAATCTGCCCCTCGCTCTCGCCAGCCTCTCTAACCTGACTGAGATCGACCTTTCTTCGAACAAATTCACTGGTGAGATTCCTCCTTGTTTCTTCGCCAACTGGACCGAGCTAACCTCCCTCAAATTCCAGCAAAATTTACTTGGCGGCACACTGCCTCCAGAGATTGGCCAGCTCAAAAGTCTACGTTTGCTTAATTTATACGAAAACAATCTCGGCGGTCCCATCCCTTCGACCCTTGGTAACTTGACCAACCTAAGATTCCTCAAAGTTTACAGAAATCAGTTCTCTGGTAATATTCCCCATGAACTAGGCAATTTAGTTAACCTCTTGGATCTAGAAATCTCATACAATTATTTAACAGGTTCCATCCCTTCCAGTTTAGGCAATCTCATCAAACTCAAGAACTTGTTCCTTGGCTCAAATAATATATTGGGCACCATTCCTCATGAATTAGGCAATTTAGTGAACTTACGTGATCTAGAAATTTGGGAAACTCAACTATCGGGATCCATCCCTTCCACTTTAGGAAACCTCACCATGCTCGACACCTTGTTCCTCGACACCAATAATTTCTCTGGCACAATCCCTCACGAATTAGGCAAACTAGTGAACTTACATTCTCTAACAATCTATGAAAATCAACTATCAGGCTCCATCCCTTCCACTTTAGGAAACCTCACCATGCTTGACGCCTTGTACCTCTACATCAATAAATTATCTGGCACAATTCCTCGTGAATTAGGCAAACTAGTGAACTTACATTTTCTAGATATCAATAAAAATCAACTATCAGGCTCCATCCCTTCCACTTTAGGAAACCTCACCATGCTTGACACCTTGCATCTCTACACCAATAATTTATCTGGCACCATCCCTCGTGAATTAGGCAACCTAGTGAACTTACGTGATCTAAAAATCTCAAAAAATAAACTATCAGGCTCCATCCCTTCCACTTTAGGAAACCTCACCATGCTGGACACCTTAGACCTCTTCACCAATAATTTATCTGGCACCATCCCTCATGAATTAGGCAACCTAGTGAACTTACATTCTCTAGTTATTTATGAAAATCAACTATCAGGCTCCATCCCTTCCACTTTAGCAAATCTCACCATGCTTGACACCTTGTACCTCTACACCAATCATTTATCTGGCTCTTTGCCCCAAGAACTAGGTAATCACACCAACCTCATCTACCTAGAGCTATTTGACAACAATTTCTCAGGTTACTTACCTTCAGAGATCTGTAAAGGAGGTGCGCTTCAATATCTTACTGTGCAAAACAACTACTTTGAGGGCCCTATTCCAAGAAGTTTAAAAAACTGCTCTAGCTTACTGAGAGTCCGCCTTGAAGGAAACAAGCTTAAAGGAAACATCTCTGAAGACTTTGGGACATACACGAATCTAGACTACATTGACATGAGCTACAACCAATTATATGGCCAGATCTCACCAAGTTGGGCACATTGTCAAAATTTGAAAAGCTTCAGGATTTCAGGAAACCTACTTACTGGGAATGTACCCCCCGAATTCGGAAAGTTGCTTCAATTAGGATTACTGGATCTTTCTTCAAATCAACTTGCAGGAGAAATACCAAGAGAGTTAGATACCATGAGCTTATTATTCAACTTGAATTTGAGCAATAACAAAATATCTGGAATAATTCCCTCGGAGTTTGGAAAATTATCCAATCTGGAAATTCTTGATTTATCTAACAACGACATCAACAGCCCAATACCACCACAATTAAAGGGTTGTATTAAACTGCGCATCTTGAATTTGAgcaaaaataaatttgatgggATCATTCCGTCTCAACTTGGAGAGTTAAAAGGATTGCAAGATTTACTTGATCTGAGCCATAATCTTTTTGGAGGAGAGATACCATCACAATTGGCAAGTTTGACAAATTTAATATCTTTGAACTTGTCCCACAATAATCTGTCAGGTGCCATTCCTTCATCTTTTGGAAGCATGTTGAGTTTGTCATCAATAGATGTATCGTACAACAATTTGGAGGGCCCAGTTCCGAGAAGCAAATTGTTTCAAAATGCTCCAGCACTGTGGTTAATCCATAACAAGGGATTATGTGGTGAGGTGCCGAGTTTGCCTTCTTGTGGATCAACCACTGTAAGCACTCATCATTCAACTAAAAACCACATTATACTCTTTATTATCACTCCTATATTGGGCAGCTTGGCTCTTTTAGGTTTGTCTACTATCATCATTGCTGCTCTTCGTAGGAGAGGAAACACTACAGAGAAAAAAGATATTGATGTTGTTATTGGCGATCTGTTTTCGATATTGAATTTTGATGGAAGAGTTGCTTATGACTATATCATCAATGCCTCCGAAAATTTTGATGAGAAATATTGCATCGGGAGTGGAACATATGGCAAAGTATACAAAGTAGAACTTCCAATGGAACAAGTGGTGGCTGTTAAAAAACTTCATCCGCTGGAGGAAGGAGTATTTGATGAGAAAAGCTTCCAGAACGAGATTCAAGCATTAACCAGAATTCGACATCGTAACATTGTAAAACTTCATGGATTTTGCTCCAGTTCAGGTTGTAAATTTCTTATATATGAGTACATTGAGAAGGGAAGTTTAGCTAGCATCCTTCGTAATCAAGAAACAGCACAGGAATTGAATTGGGAGAGAAGAGCTCATATCATCAAAGATATTACccatgctttatcatatatacaCCATGACTGCAATCCATCCATAGTGCATCGAGACATCTCcagtaataatatattattagacTCTGATTTCAAGGCTTATCTTTCAGACTTTGGCACTGCAAGAATTCTAAAATCTGATTTATCAAATTGGAGCACAGTAGCAGGCACATTTGGATATACTGCCCCAG AGCTTTCGTACATGACAAGGGCGAATGAGAAATGTGATGTATACAGCTTTGGTATAGTAATATTAGAAGTAATAATGGGAAGGCATCCAGGTGATCTTGTCTCCTCCCTATCTTCATCAGACGTCCAGCAGATGCTATTCAGTGATGTGCTAGATCAACGCATCTCACCTCCTGCAGCTTATATGGTCAAAGAAGTGTTGTTGCTGGCTATTATAGCATTTTCATGCATCCGCATTTTACCACAAGCACGACCAACCATGCAAAGGATATCTCACTTATTCATAAGTGGCAACATTCCAACCATTCACGAGCCGTTCAACTCAATTAAATTATGTCAATTAGTAGAGTTTTTAACATAG